The following are encoded together in the Clostridium sp. BJN0013 genome:
- a CDS encoding DUF169 domain-containing protein, which translates to MESKLAQAIQMRYSPVAVVFTNEKPEEAIQFKEGKRGCVAAMLNGAAKGKTAVFSRKTFGCYGGGTGLGFGNTYKNFPGGIEYFLSTGNKKFCSTEFGKNLAEQMPHLEHGEGLKKSPEIAKKFIDSLPMVDVPTEYIIFKPLEKLSTNETPQVIIFFVNPDQLSALIVMANYARETNDNVIAPFGAGCHQIGIIPYKESTSESPKATIGLTDIAVRTKFDKDILSFTVPYKMFIEMESNVEGSFLEKQDWIQILKRNK; encoded by the coding sequence ATGGAAAGTAAATTAGCTCAAGCAATTCAAATGAGATACTCACCGGTTGCAGTAGTATTTACCAATGAAAAACCAGAAGAGGCTATCCAGTTTAAAGAAGGAAAACGTGGTTGCGTAGCAGCAATGTTAAACGGTGCTGCCAAAGGAAAAACAGCTGTATTTAGCCGAAAAACTTTTGGATGTTATGGCGGCGGTACAGGGCTAGGTTTTGGCAATACCTACAAAAATTTTCCTGGTGGAATAGAATATTTCCTTTCTACAGGAAACAAGAAATTTTGCAGCACAGAATTTGGTAAAAACCTTGCCGAACAGATGCCTCACTTAGAGCATGGAGAAGGTTTAAAGAAAAGTCCAGAAATAGCAAAAAAGTTTATTGATTCTTTACCAATGGTAGATGTACCTACAGAATATATTATATTTAAACCTCTGGAAAAATTATCTACTAATGAAACACCTCAGGTTATTATATTTTTTGTTAATCCTGACCAACTTTCTGCGCTGATTGTTATGGCAAATTATGCACGGGAAACAAATGATAATGTCATAGCACCATTTGGTGCTGGTTGCCATCAAATAGGCATAATTCCCTACAAAGAAAGTACTTCTGAATCTCCCAAAGCTACTATTGGTCTGACTGACATTGCTGTTAGAACAAAGTTTGATAAGGATATACTGTCATTTACTGTACCCTATAAGATGTTTATAGAAATGGAATCCAATGTAGAAGGAAGCTTTCTTGAAAAACAGGATTGGATACAAATTTTGAAGAGGAACAAATAA
- a CDS encoding magnesium transporter CorA family protein, with translation MRILNIDNDFREIARNIDLMDNHYWIILSIDEIDRLEDFIPVDRETIDECKSFSQVPKISFFDGYIFLIFNVLSYVEEIVISKELNVFLSRKYIITVYKDRIDILDILIKDINDSKNCFVLKDNPKVCILLYYILDRIVVRNHDIISELEVEADRIEISILKNPRHEQIDNLITLRRQVYKIRKYLSPLIYIGDSLVINDNLVIDKESMKYFINLNKKIEKLMSSLESLVQDLALVREAFESEIANKTNELMKIFTVIATIFLPLNLISSMYGMNLKGIPFVERDNGCHYVILIMVVVAITLICVFKRKKWL, from the coding sequence GTGAGAATATTAAATATAGATAATGATTTCCGGGAAATTGCCAGAAATATTGATCTTATGGATAATCATTATTGGATAATTTTATCTATAGATGAAATTGACAGATTAGAGGATTTTATACCAGTAGACAGAGAAACGATAGATGAGTGTAAAAGTTTTTCACAGGTACCAAAAATAAGTTTTTTTGATGGATATATCTTTTTAATATTCAATGTACTTAGCTATGTGGAAGAAATAGTGATATCTAAAGAATTAAATGTATTTTTAAGTAGAAAGTATATTATAACTGTATACAAGGACAGAATTGACATATTAGATATTTTAATAAAGGATATAAATGATTCTAAAAATTGTTTTGTACTTAAAGATAATCCAAAAGTATGTATACTTCTTTATTATATTTTAGATAGGATAGTAGTTAGAAATCATGATATAATATCTGAACTAGAAGTTGAAGCAGACAGAATTGAAATAAGTATTTTAAAAAACCCAAGACATGAACAAATAGATAATTTAATAACTCTTAGAAGACAAGTTTATAAAATAAGAAAATATTTAAGTCCCCTTATATACATAGGAGATAGTTTAGTTATAAATGATAACCTTGTAATTGATAAAGAGAGTATGAAGTATTTTATAAATTTAAATAAAAAAATAGAGAAACTCATGTCTTCACTGGAAAGTTTAGTTCAAGATTTAGCTTTGGTTAGAGAAGCTTTTGAATCAGAAATAGCCAATAAAACCAATGAACTTATGAAAATTTTCACAGTAATAGCAACCATATTTTTGCCCTTAAATTTAATAAGCAGCATGTATGGTATGAACTTAAAAGGAATACCTTTTGTAGAACGGGACAATGGATGTCATTATGTGATATTGATTATGGTAGTTGTAGCAATAACTCTTATATGTGTATTTAAGAGAAAAAAATGGCTTTAA
- a CDS encoding PHP domain-containing protein — MYKKGDLHLHTTASDGRLSPAEIVNSSKKAGLDIISITDHDTISGIDSALYQGEKVNIKVIPGLELSTLYNNKSVHILGYFKDPSFISLKFKNFLNQMDLYRVERGKKIVANLNKFFNINISYENIVKNAHGIITRPHIAQAIIDEGYNYSFQDIFKNFIGESCAAYVPNKKLSTLEGIKMLQSLNALVVLAHPVLIKDIDIEELIRLPFHGIEAIYANNTKEDTNKFIDYAKKYNKIVTAGSDFHGSTSQKDKDSKHSHALGQVFLDEDGINIFLDKLNSL, encoded by the coding sequence TTGTATAAAAAAGGAGATCTTCATTTGCATACAACTGCTTCTGACGGTAGATTATCTCCTGCCGAAATAGTAAATAGTTCAAAAAAAGCAGGCTTGGATATAATCTCCATAACGGACCATGACACTATATCTGGTATAGACAGTGCTCTATACCAAGGAGAAAAGGTAAATATAAAGGTTATTCCTGGACTGGAGTTATCTACCCTATATAATAACAAAAGCGTTCATATATTAGGTTACTTCAAAGACCCATCTTTTATATCATTGAAATTTAAAAATTTTTTAAACCAAATGGATTTATACAGGGTGGAAAGAGGCAAAAAAATAGTTGCTAATCTAAATAAATTTTTTAATATAAATATTTCTTATGAAAATATAGTAAAAAATGCCCATGGAATCATCACAAGGCCTCATATTGCTCAGGCCATTATAGATGAAGGATACAATTATAGTTTTCAGGATATATTTAAAAACTTTATAGGTGAATCCTGTGCAGCTTATGTACCTAATAAAAAACTTTCCACATTGGAAGGCATAAAAATGCTTCAATCATTAAATGCATTAGTTGTATTAGCCCATCCTGTACTTATAAAAGATATTGATATCGAAGAACTAATCAGGCTTCCTTTCCACGGTATAGAAGCAATTTATGCTAACAATACAAAAGAAGATACAAATAAATTTATAGACTATGCTAAAAAATACAACAAAATAGTAACTGCAGGTTCCGATTTCCACGGCAGCACTTCACAAAAAGATAAGGACTCAAAACATTCCCACGCCCTAGGTCAAGTTTTTTTAGATGAGGATGGAATAAATATATTTTTAGATAAACTAAATAGCCTTTAA
- the sigI gene encoding RNA polymerase sigma-I factor has product MQNISHLFYENRNKFISENKNFIYKCTYTISKRYLQWENDDELSIALIAFNKACDSYTESKGNFYAYAKVIIRNALIDYFRKNKNSPLLTFDNGDYIMEKLDNNNSISKFELELENKNRADEIIELNKELIKYKIDFTSLVNNSPKHKDTRNNVLKLVFKICNNSEISNSILNNKQLPVKQICMYTGFNKKFIDKWRKYIIVLFIIFNSENFLYIKSYLNIKVGENDG; this is encoded by the coding sequence ATGCAGAATATCAGTCACTTGTTCTATGAAAACAGAAATAAATTTATTAGTGAAAATAAAAACTTTATATATAAATGTACCTATACTATTTCCAAAAGATATCTTCAATGGGAAAATGATGACGAACTAAGCATTGCTTTAATTGCATTTAACAAAGCTTGTGATAGTTATACAGAATCTAAAGGAAACTTCTATGCATATGCAAAAGTTATAATTAGAAATGCATTAATTGATTATTTTAGAAAAAATAAAAATTCACCTTTGCTTACCTTTGATAATGGTGATTATATCATGGAAAAATTAGATAACAACAATTCAATATCCAAATTTGAATTAGAACTGGAAAATAAAAATAGAGCAGATGAAATTATTGAATTAAATAAAGAACTTATAAAATATAAAATTGATTTTACTAGCCTTGTGAATAATAGTCCCAAGCATAAAGATACAAGAAATAATGTTCTAAAGCTTGTTTTCAAAATATGTAATAATAGTGAAATTAGCAATTCCATATTAAATAATAAGCAATTACCTGTTAAACAAATATGTATGTATACTGGATTCAATAAAAAATTTATTGATAAATGGAGAAAATATATTATTGTTTTATTTATAATATTTAACAGTGAGAATTTCCTTTACATAAAGTCTTATTTAAATATAAAAGTAGGTGAAAATGATGGGTAA
- a CDS encoding DUF5667 domain-containing protein produces the protein MKKITILVASVVMTLSIGGTTFAANTATLKDRAGITPDSILYPADKTVDSIKVTLCFSDETKADKLSQIAQERLGESEVMVSKNKKELADTALNDYQSNMDAAENKIEDAINNNQTVDNQDKLKRLEYIESKITDKQKKSLDVLAALQNKVGDKAKDVVAKVIEMQTAKRDAILALRKERTVYNNTKKQYNEAKAAIEKAKKSGDETTIKAAEDLLQQKQQALDIEKQNLTKAIETKKEASKISVGKLIKETKEQTKKDSQNNENTQTGETSTTTSTTTDTITIDTTTTDTTADSTVTNSTSVTSKNAKKQTSEPTIKSETKNVVTDNKNKKENKANNVNEQKKEKTQH, from the coding sequence ATGAAAAAAATAACAATTTTAGTGGCAAGTGTAGTAATGACATTAAGCATAGGCGGCACAACATTTGCCGCTAATACAGCAACTCTAAAAGATCGGGCTGGTATAACACCAGATAGTATTTTATATCCAGCAGATAAAACAGTTGATAGTATAAAAGTTACATTGTGTTTTTCAGATGAAACAAAAGCAGATAAGTTATCTCAAATAGCTCAAGAAAGATTAGGTGAAAGCGAGGTAATGGTAAGTAAAAATAAGAAGGAGCTTGCAGACACAGCCCTTAATGATTATCAGAGTAATATGGACGCAGCTGAAAATAAAATTGAAGATGCGATAAACAATAATCAAACCGTAGATAATCAAGACAAACTCAAAAGACTGGAATATATAGAAAGTAAAATTACTGATAAACAGAAAAAATCCCTTGATGTATTAGCTGCACTTCAGAATAAAGTTGGAGATAAAGCAAAAGATGTAGTAGCAAAAGTTATAGAAATGCAGACAGCAAAAAGAGATGCTATACTAGCTCTAAGAAAAGAACGCACAGTTTATAATAATACTAAAAAACAATATAATGAAGCTAAAGCAGCCATTGAGAAAGCAAAGAAATCGGGAGATGAAACAACAATTAAGGCTGCAGAAGATTTACTGCAACAAAAACAACAGGCATTAGATATAGAAAAACAAAATCTCACAAAAGCTATTGAAACAAAAAAAGAAGCCTCTAAGATAAGCGTGGGTAAATTGATAAAGGAAACAAAAGAACAGACAAAGAAAGATTCCCAAAATAATGAAAATACACAAACAGGTGAAACAAGTACTACTACATCAACTACAACTGATACTATAACAATTGACACTACAACAACAGATACTACTGCAGATTCCACTGTCACTAATTCAACTTCAGTAACCAGTAAGAATGCAAAAAAACAGACATCAGAACCAACTATAAAAAGTGAAACTAAAAATGTAGTAACTGATAATAAAAATAAAAAAGAGAACAAAGCAAATAATGTTAATGAACAAAAAAAGGAAAAAACTCAACATTAG
- a CDS encoding phage holin family protein: MGDTKRESEKSSIGSYIVRFILTVIVLGITSFLTPGFRIVGLWSYLVAAVVISLIDYFVEKFMGVDASPFGKGIKGFVIAVIILYLTQFLVPNMSVSILGAIIASVIIGILDAVIPGRIM, translated from the coding sequence GTGGGTGATACAAAAAGAGAGTCAGAAAAATCTTCTATAGGTAGTTATATAGTAAGATTTATTTTAACAGTAATTGTACTGGGGATAACTTCATTTTTAACACCTGGTTTTAGAATAGTGGGACTGTGGTCTTATTTAGTGGCAGCAGTTGTAATAAGTTTAATAGACTATTTTGTAGAAAAATTTATGGGTGTAGATGCATCCCCTTTTGGAAAAGGAATAAAAGGTTTTGTAATTGCAGTTATAATACTGTATTTAACTCAATTTTTAGTGCCGAATATGAGTGTATCCATATTGGGAGCTATTATTGCATCAGTTATTATAGGAATATTGGATGCTGTAATTCCTGGAAGAATCATGTAA
- a CDS encoding anti-sigma factor domain-containing protein: MMGKKEGIVISINGKYANLLTSCGEFIKVNCNGKKPNIGEIFKGDEVFHNFFYLNGKVIAAAACIMFILFIGGGAKAYYSPVATILVNINPHIELKVNFLNRIISSKALNGDGSKILSQVKINNVNINNGLKIIIDESKKDKFINEDYIKTKTISVNISGKNIDISEFKSNIETSNLNVKIQSNGNIILNKNSNSNSNSSTKITNNDTFNNPLNNVKSLNNENNNKELNSNINKNSSSGKNGSVNGNNSTLDKNNDGGQTNLRQSQYLDSNRIKEDQNSQKRTDKNEDNNHNNNSSKDNLSKQNSNSNGHK, translated from the coding sequence ATGATGGGTAAAAAAGAGGGGATAGTAATAAGTATAAATGGAAAATATGCTAATTTGCTTACTTCTTGTGGTGAATTTATAAAAGTAAACTGTAATGGAAAGAAGCCTAATATTGGAGAAATATTTAAAGGAGATGAAGTTTTTCATAATTTTTTTTATCTTAATGGGAAAGTAATAGCAGCTGCAGCATGTATAATGTTTATATTATTTATAGGTGGAGGTGCGAAGGCTTATTATAGTCCAGTAGCTACAATTCTGGTAAATATAAATCCACATATTGAATTAAAGGTAAACTTCTTAAACAGAATTATTTCCTCCAAAGCATTAAATGGTGATGGCAGTAAAATATTAAGTCAGGTAAAAATAAATAATGTTAATATCAATAATGGTTTAAAAATAATAATTGATGAATCTAAAAAAGATAAATTTATTAATGAGGATTATATCAAAACAAAAACTATTTCTGTTAATATAAGTGGTAAAAATATAGATATTTCTGAGTTTAAATCCAATATAGAAACTTCTAATTTAAATGTTAAGATTCAATCTAATGGTAATATAATTTTAAATAAGAACTCAAATAGTAATTCAAATAGCAGTACAAAGATTACTAATAATGATACATTTAATAATCCGTTAAATAATGTAAAGTCATTAAATAACGAAAATAATAATAAAGAATTAAATAGTAATATCAATAAGAACAGTTCTTCGGGAAAAAATGGTTCTGTTAATGGAAATAATTCTACCTTAGATAAAAATAATGATGGAGGCCAAACTAATTTAAGACAATCACAATATTTAGATAGTAATAGAATTAAAGAAGATCAAAATTCTCAGAAAAGAACTGATAAAAATGAGGATAATAACCATAATAATAATTCCAGTAAAGACAACCTATCTAAACAAAATTCCAATTCAAATGGTCATAAATAA
- a CDS encoding four-helix bundle copper-binding protein, whose amino-acid sequence MKGMMHHHKDLIETVQECEVTCEHMTTMIIDKHNVHMRKKQLKLLRDCADVCTLMAKFLARYSMFSKSLAKFCAIVCKTCGNECKKLPDEESQRCAQICFNCAKECKEFAVSMM is encoded by the coding sequence ATGAAAGGAATGATGCATCATCATAAGGACTTAATTGAGACTGTTCAGGAGTGTGAGGTCACTTGCGAGCATATGACAACCATGATAATTGATAAGCATAATGTTCATATGAGAAAAAAACAGCTCAAATTATTACGCGACTGTGCAGATGTCTGCACATTAATGGCAAAATTTCTTGCTCGTTATAGTATGTTTTCAAAGTCTCTTGCTAAGTTCTGTGCAATTGTGTGTAAAACTTGCGGAAATGAATGTAAAAAACTTCCTGACGAAGAGTCTCAACGATGTGCTCAAATATGCTTTAATTGTGCAAAAGAATGCAAAGAATTTGCAGTTTCAATGATGTAA
- a CDS encoding aminopeptidase, which yields MSKDLTKKYKYAWDKYSKKDFKLLFELSDGYKDFMSRCKTERECIREFIFRAEKNGYKNLEDIINEKATLKPGDKIYANNKDKTLALFIIGSKDMQEGMRILGAHVDSPRIDLKQNPLYEDTDLALLDTHYYGGIKKYQWVTIPLAIHGVVVKKDGSKVEIVMGEKEDEPVVGISDLLVHLSSTQMEKKANKVIEGEDLNILIGSIPIQDKEAKDRVKQNILRLLNDKYKIEEEDFISAELEVVPAGPARDFGLDRSMIMAYGQDDRICAYTSFVAMMNINNPDKTCTTLLVDKEEIGSVGATGMHSRFFENTVAETIALCGDYNDLKLRRVLTNSKMLSSDVSAAFDPNYPSVMEKNNSAYFGKGIVFNKYTGSRGKSGCNDANPEYIAELRNIMEKDDVYWQTSELGKVDQGGGGTIAYILARYNMQVIDCGIALQNMHAPWEVASKADIYEAVKGYTAFLNRI from the coding sequence ATGTCAAAGGATTTAACTAAAAAGTATAAATATGCCTGGGATAAATATTCAAAAAAAGATTTTAAACTTCTTTTTGAGTTATCAGATGGATATAAGGATTTTATGTCCAGGTGTAAAACCGAGAGAGAATGTATAAGAGAATTTATATTTAGAGCTGAAAAAAATGGATATAAAAATTTGGAAGATATTATAAATGAAAAAGCTACTTTAAAACCAGGTGATAAAATTTATGCTAATAATAAGGACAAAACTTTAGCACTTTTTATAATTGGAAGTAAAGATATGCAAGAAGGCATGAGAATACTGGGGGCTCATGTAGATTCTCCAAGAATTGATTTAAAACAAAATCCTCTCTATGAAGACACAGATCTTGCACTTTTAGATACTCATTATTACGGGGGCATAAAAAAATATCAGTGGGTTACAATTCCTCTTGCCATTCACGGAGTAGTAGTAAAAAAGGACGGCAGTAAAGTAGAGATAGTAATGGGAGAAAAAGAGGATGAACCTGTGGTTGGAATATCTGATTTACTTGTACATTTATCTTCAACCCAGATGGAAAAAAAGGCAAACAAAGTAATAGAGGGAGAGGATTTAAACATATTAATTGGAAGTATTCCAATTCAGGATAAGGAAGCTAAAGACAGGGTAAAACAAAATATTTTGAGGCTATTAAATGATAAATATAAAATAGAAGAAGAGGATTTTATATCTGCTGAACTGGAGGTAGTTCCTGCAGGACCTGCTAGGGATTTTGGATTGGATAGAAGTATGATTATGGCTTATGGACAGGATGATAGAATATGTGCATATACCTCTTTTGTGGCAATGATGAATATAAACAATCCCGACAAGACCTGCACTACTCTTTTAGTGGATAAAGAAGAAATAGGAAGTGTAGGGGCAACTGGAATGCATTCAAGATTTTTTGAAAATACAGTGGCAGAAACTATAGCACTTTGTGGAGATTATAATGATCTAAAATTAAGGAGAGTTTTGACAAATTCAAAAATGTTATCTTCAGATGTTAGTGCTGCTTTCGATCCTAATTACCCCTCTGTTATGGAAAAAAACAATTCAGCTTATTTTGGCAAGGGGATAGTATTTAATAAATATACTGGTTCCAGGGGAAAGTCTGGGTGCAATGATGCAAATCCAGAATATATAGCTGAACTAAGAAATATAATGGAAAAAGATGATGTGTACTGGCAAACTTCAGAACTTGGAAAGGTGGATCAAGGGGGAGGAGGAACCATAGCCTATATATTGGCACGATATAATATGCAGGTTATAGACTGCGGCATAGCGCTGCAAAATATGCATGCACCTTGGGAAGTAGCCAGCAAAGCTGATATATATGAAGCTGTAAAAGGATATACTGCTTTCTTAAATAGAATATAA
- a CDS encoding DDE-type integrase/transposase/recombinase: MDLYSRKIIAWTLTEALAVSCVIDTINEAKQNRKLLNPLIIHSDRSSQYVCKEYK, translated from the coding sequence ATGGACTTATACTCTCGAAAAATTATAGCTTGGACTCTTACAGAAGCATTAGCTGTTTCCTGTGTTATTGACACAATTAATGAAGCTAAACAAAATAGGAAGCTGCTTAATCCCCTTATTATACATAGTGACAGAAGCAGTCAGTACGTATGCAAAGAATATAAATAA
- a CDS encoding polysaccharide deacetylase family protein, with amino-acid sequence MIPYFIKFTDVMDLILANPYLNLPYVRPGITMFTPLPLYRFITYNILGSTNKISKAQMNALTVWRKYIVQLAKNHSKEMYINGSPIENNVSLTFDDGPDSSVTPRILDILKSNNIKANFFFVGTQINYFPNMVKRAYDEGHLILNHSWNHPYFTKINIKRIQDEIILTENKIKDIIGKRPTLVRPPYGATDEKVLTAVSGTNNKIVIWSIDSMDWVQNINKQTIVKNILDNVRPGDIILMHSSLGHKINIEVLPEIINELKRKGYRIVDLSVLLKINPYK; translated from the coding sequence ATGATACCATATTTTATAAAATTCACAGATGTAATGGATTTAATTCTTGCTAATCCTTATTTAAATCTTCCATATGTAAGGCCTGGTATTACGATGTTTACACCTTTACCTTTATATAGATTTATTACTTATAATATTCTTGGCAGCACAAATAAAATAAGTAAAGCTCAAATGAATGCTTTAACTGTATGGAGAAAATATATTGTTCAGCTTGCAAAAAATCATTCAAAGGAAATGTATATTAATGGATCACCCATAGAAAATAATGTAAGTTTAACATTTGATGATGGTCCCGATTCATCAGTAACACCTAGAATACTAGATATCTTAAAAAGTAATAATATAAAAGCTAATTTTTTCTTTGTAGGAACTCAAATAAACTACTTTCCCAATATGGTAAAAAGAGCCTATGATGAAGGACATTTAATATTGAACCATAGTTGGAATCATCCATATTTCACTAAAATAAACATTAAAAGAATACAAGATGAGATTATTCTTACTGAAAATAAAATAAAGGATATTATTGGTAAAAGGCCTACTTTAGTGAGACCTCCATATGGAGCAACAGATGAAAAAGTTTTAACTGCAGTTAGTGGAACAAATAATAAAATTGTCATTTGGTCCATTGATTCCATGGATTGGGTTCAGAATATAAATAAACAAACTATTGTAAAAAACATACTGGATAATGTAAGGCCAGGTGATATTATTTTAATGCACAGCAGCCTGGGACATAAAATAAATATAGAGGTTTTACCAGAAATTATAAATGAATTAAAAAGAAAGGGTTATAGAATTGTTGATTTAAGCGTATTGCTAAAAATAAATCCATATAAATAA
- a CDS encoding small, acid-soluble spore protein, alpha/beta type gives MANRSNKVLVPQAKEALNRFKMESAREVGVNLKEGYNGDLTSREAGSVGGNMVKKMVQAYEQNLK, from the coding sequence ATGGCAAATAGATCAAATAAAGTTTTAGTTCCACAGGCTAAAGAAGCCTTAAATAGATTTAAGATGGAATCAGCAAGAGAAGTAGGAGTGAATTTAAAAGAAGGATATAATGGAGATCTTACCTCAAGAGAAGCAGGTTCTGTAGGTGGAAATATGGTTAAAAAAATGGTTCAGGCATATGAACAGAATTTAAAATAG
- a CDS encoding multicopper oxidase family protein, translating to MVITPDLSNLKYKEIKGVKYFELVAEEVEREILPGLFIKAWGYNGSTPGPTIKVYPGDYVNFRVYNKLPEPTSVHWHGLDVPNVMDGVPDIQPSPKIEPGEHFDYRFRIINSPGTHMYHTHHIAHKQQMMGLEGGLIIVDPSYDLKIDKDYFIMLQEFKVEELLMGVVKKGKYDIDPLAHNFNFFTMNGRCFPFVTPLEVIYGETVRIRLGNAMEDGHPIHIHGHQFYVSASDGNTIHPRNRVKKNAINVASGETYDVEFFANNPGIWPFHCHIPHHMSNNMTDPTGGMFTTIVYK from the coding sequence ATGGTTATCACACCGGATCTTTCTAATTTAAAGTATAAGGAAATAAAGGGAGTTAAATATTTTGAGCTTGTAGCAGAAGAGGTAGAAAGAGAAATACTTCCCGGATTATTTATTAAGGCTTGGGGTTACAATGGAAGTACACCAGGACCTACTATTAAAGTTTACCCAGGAGACTATGTTAATTTTAGAGTATATAATAAATTACCTGAACCAACTAGTGTTCATTGGCATGGTTTAGATGTACCTAATGTTATGGATGGAGTACCAGATATACAGCCTTCACCTAAAATTGAACCAGGAGAACATTTTGATTACAGATTTAGAATAATTAATTCACCAGGTACCCACATGTACCATACTCATCATATTGCCCATAAACAGCAGATGATGGGATTAGAAGGAGGATTAATAATAGTAGATCCTTCTTATGATTTAAAAATAGATAAAGACTACTTTATTATGCTTCAGGAATTTAAAGTAGAAGAACTGCTAATGGGAGTAGTTAAGAAAGGTAAGTATGATATTGATCCACTTGCACATAATTTTAACTTCTTTACTATGAATGGAAGGTGTTTTCCTTTTGTTACTCCACTAGAAGTAATCTATGGGGAAACAGTGAGAATAAGATTAGGAAATGCTATGGAAGATGGACATCCAATTCATATTCATGGACATCAATTTTATGTATCAGCTTCAGATGGAAACACAATTCACCCACGCAATAGAGTGAAAAAGAATGCAATTAATGTAGCATCAGGGGAAACTTACGATGTAGAGTTTTTTGCTAATAATCCAGGTATATGGCCCTTTCATTGTCATATACCTCACCATATGAGCAACAATATGACAGATCCAACAGGAGGTATGTTTACAACTATTGTTTATAAATAA
- a CDS encoding bacteriohemerythrin gives MFEWKDSYNCRIKRIDEEHKRLFEIGESVYELIINENHIDYFGDVLNLIDDLKEYTVYHFEDEEKIMKLYDYPGYKEQKKAHDTFINKIESLDLEELDEDIQKSVLKLLDFIYNWISEHILGMDLKIKDYFDSLKLSNMK, from the coding sequence ATGTTTGAATGGAAGGATAGTTACAATTGTAGAATTAAAAGGATAGATGAAGAACATAAAAGACTTTTTGAAATAGGAGAATCTGTATATGAACTTATAATAAATGAAAATCACATAGATTATTTTGGAGATGTTTTAAATTTAATTGATGACCTCAAAGAATATACTGTATATCATTTTGAAGATGAAGAAAAAATAATGAAACTTTATGATTATCCTGGATATAAGGAACAAAAAAAAGCCCATGATACCTTTATAAATAAAATTGAAAGTTTAGATTTAGAGGAGTTGGATGAGGATATACAAAAATCTGTATTGAAACTATTGGATTTTATTTATAATTGGATATCAGAACATATATTAGGTATGGATTTAAAGATAAAAGATTATTTTGACAGTTTAAAGCTCAGTAACATGAAATAA